CCCACAGCTCGGCCCCTCCGAGCTGCTTGCCGCCGTTGGTCGCCTGGCTCGGACCCGCCCCATCGCTGACGGAAGTTTGCTCCGCTGTCCCATACCTCCCGGTGCGAGCAGGCGATGGTACGAGCCCGTCTTCGCCGGCTACGGGCTCGAGGCGTGGCTTCTCTGGTGGTTCTGTGGAGGTGAGATCGATCTCCACGACCATGGCGGCGCCTCTGGAGCGATCCACGTGCTCGAAGGGAGCCTGTTGGAGACCCGCGGATCCCGGCACGGTCGGGGCCTGCGACAGCGAAATCTGCGGGCCGGCGAGTCCATCGCCTTCGGGTCCGACTATGTGCACGACGTCATCAATATCGCCGCCGAGCCGGCTGTGAGCTTGCATGTGTACGGGCCGCGCCTCGAAGCCATGACCTACTACCGCATCAATGATCAGTCGGGGAGGCTGATTCCGGATCGGTTGGAGCGACTGGAGCCAATCGCCGCTGCGATGCCGCTGACGGGGCCGCTCCCATGAGCGTCTCCAACATCGATCGTCAGATCGCCGAGGCCCGGGCTCGGCTTCGTCGCCTGGACCCTAGGCAAGCAGCGGCCGCCGTGCAGGCTGGCGCGCTGCTGGTCGACATCCGCCCGGCGGAGCAGCGCCGGCGGGAGGGCGTCGTTCCCGCCGCCGTCGCCATCGAGCGGAACGTCCTCGAGTGGCGTCTCGATCCGACGAGCGAAGCTCGCACCACATCGCTCGCCGGCCCCGACCACATCATCGTGGTGCTCTGCTCCGAGGGCTACGCATCGAGCCTTGCTGC
Above is a window of Acidimicrobiales bacterium DNA encoding:
- a CDS encoding cysteine dioxygenase family protein, with amino-acid sequence MTAGPQLGPSELLAAVGRLARTRPIADGSLLRCPIPPGASRRWYEPVFAGYGLEAWLLWWFCGGEIDLHDHGGASGAIHVLEGSLLETRGSRHGRGLRQRNLRAGESIAFGSDYVHDVINIAAEPAVSLHVYGPRLEAMTYYRINDQSGRLIPDRLERLEPIAAAMPLTGPLP
- a CDS encoding rhodanese-like domain-containing protein; the encoded protein is MSVSNIDRQIAEARARLRRLDPRQAAAAVQAGALLVDIRPAEQRRREGVVPAAVAIERNVLEWRLDPTSEARTTSLAGPDHIIVVLCSEGYASSLAAVSLHAIGLRAATDVIGGFRAWAAAGLPICRASGRLGGLA